A region of Acidithiobacillus ferridurans DNA encodes the following proteins:
- a CDS encoding lysophospholipid acyltransferase family protein: MGQPSVVADLATEWSFTQRGLHALLYGYTRFYQGGRWERSSVPETGPAILACNHVSVLDPLFLVASNQRIISFLVAQEYYDNAWMRRLLEQTYSIPVRRDRRDVRALLQARRMLEEGRVLGVFPEGGINREETQKGIAWLVRESAAPVVPAHISGARQGRSDFSTWVHRQRPLLRYGVPLHFHPDAQAAEVLGATMSAIATLA, translated from the coding sequence ATGGGGCAACCGTCTGTGGTGGCCGATCTGGCGACGGAGTGGTCCTTTACCCAGCGTGGCCTACATGCCCTGCTTTACGGCTACACCCGCTTTTATCAGGGGGGCCGCTGGGAGCGCAGCAGCGTTCCCGAGACCGGGCCCGCCATCCTCGCCTGCAATCATGTTTCCGTGCTCGATCCTTTATTCCTGGTGGCCAGTAATCAGCGGATCATTTCCTTTCTGGTCGCACAGGAATATTACGACAACGCCTGGATGCGCCGCCTGCTGGAGCAGACCTACAGCATCCCCGTACGCCGCGACCGTCGAGATGTCCGTGCCCTCCTGCAGGCGCGACGGATGCTGGAAGAAGGACGGGTGCTGGGCGTATTTCCCGAGGGCGGGATCAACCGCGAGGAAACCCAGAAAGGCATTGCCTGGCTGGTGCGGGAAAGCGCCGCGCCGGTGGTGCCCGCCCATATCAGTGGCGCGCGACAAGGCCGCTCGGACTTCAGTACCTGGGTACACCGCCAGCGGCCTTTGCTGCGTTATGGGGTACCTCTGCATTTTCATCCGGATGCCCAAGCCGCCGAGGTGCTCGGCGCCACCATGAGCGCCATCGCCACCCTCGCATGA
- the nadA gene encoding quinolinate synthase NadA gives MGVETVRIQGLRSSDAAELDARIRRAKAALGKRAVILGHHYQREEVYRHADFHGDSLQLSRAAAEQEAEFIVFCGVHFMAEVADILSRPEQASILPDLNAGCSMADMADMPQVQRAWEELATVIDVEREVTPVTYVNSSAALKAFCGVHGGTVCTSSNARKVLDWAFGQRPKALFFPDQHLGRWTGYQLGIPLRDMPVWDPSLPLGGLTPEEIRRARILLWKGHCSVHQMFQPAHIERWRREHPQGQVIAHPEASFEVCQMSDAVGSTDFILRTVKAAPPGSAWLVGTEINLVTRLASEVRAEDKTVEFMSPMVCMCSTMFRIDPEQLARSLESLLAGQVVNRIEVDPETAAQARLALERMLAVS, from the coding sequence ATGGGTGTGGAAACGGTGAGGATTCAGGGGCTGCGGAGCAGTGACGCGGCGGAGCTGGATGCGCGAATCCGGCGGGCCAAGGCGGCGCTGGGCAAGCGTGCGGTCATTCTCGGCCACCACTATCAGCGCGAAGAAGTCTATCGCCACGCCGACTTTCATGGCGACTCCCTGCAGCTCTCCCGTGCTGCCGCCGAGCAGGAGGCCGAGTTTATCGTCTTCTGCGGCGTTCATTTCATGGCCGAAGTGGCCGATATTCTCAGCCGCCCGGAACAAGCGAGCATTCTGCCGGACCTCAACGCTGGCTGCTCCATGGCCGATATGGCCGATATGCCCCAGGTGCAGCGTGCCTGGGAGGAACTAGCGACGGTGATCGATGTGGAGCGGGAGGTCACTCCTGTCACCTACGTGAACTCTTCGGCCGCGCTCAAGGCCTTCTGTGGCGTCCACGGCGGCACGGTCTGCACCTCCTCCAATGCCCGCAAGGTGCTCGACTGGGCCTTCGGGCAACGTCCCAAGGCCCTGTTTTTCCCCGATCAGCATCTGGGACGCTGGACCGGTTACCAACTGGGTATTCCCCTGCGCGACATGCCGGTTTGGGACCCCAGCCTGCCGCTGGGCGGCCTCACGCCGGAAGAAATCCGCCGTGCCAGAATCCTGCTCTGGAAGGGGCATTGCTCGGTCCACCAGATGTTTCAGCCGGCCCACATCGAACGCTGGCGCCGCGAGCATCCCCAGGGGCAGGTGATCGCCCATCCGGAGGCGTCTTTTGAAGTCTGCCAGATGTCCGATGCCGTCGGTTCGACGGATTTCATCCTGCGCACGGTCAAGGCCGCACCACCCGGCAGTGCGTGGCTGGTGGGCACGGAGATCAATCTGGTCACCCGCCTGGCCAGCGAGGTGCGCGCCGAAGACAAGACCGTGGAGTTCATGTCGCCCATGGTCTGCATGTGCTCCACCATGTTCCGCATCGACCCGGAACAACTGGCTCGCTCGCTGGAGAGCCTCCTCGCGGGCCAGGTGGTCAACCGCATCGAGGTGGACCCGGAGACCGCTGCGCAAGCCCGGCTGGCGCTGGAACGCATGCTGGCGGTTTCCTGA
- the aspS gene encoding aspartate--tRNA ligase, whose translation MRTHYCNGIHEGLIGQTVILCGWAQRRRDHGGVIFIDLRDREGLVQIVADPDQVDAFAAANECRNEFVLQVEGVLRARPAGTENPHMPSGKVELAAARIRILNRSEPVPFPLDEEDIAENLRLKYRYLDLRRPEMLHRLRLRHQVTRFVRGYLDNAGFIDVETPVLTRSTPEGARDYLVPSRTQPGHFFALPQSPQLFKQLLMVAGLDRYYQITKCFRDEDLRADRQPEFTQIDIEASFVDEEAVMGTAEPMIRGLFAEVLGVQLPDPFPRMTYRDAMHRFGVDRPDLRNPLELTELTDLMRAVDFKVFREAAERPHGRVACLRVPGGAQLSRAQIDAYTQFTAIYGARGLAWIKVNALDRGNEGLQSPIVKFLPEAVLSEILRRSGAAAGDILFFGADTAKIVNEALGNLRNRVAADLGLLEGEWCPVWITDFPMFDYDDKENRWTSTHHPFTAPQTEHLETLGQDPGNALARAYDLVLNGNEIGGGSIRIHQEAVQEKVFAALGIGAEEARDKFGFLLDALRYGAPPHGGLAFGLDRLVMLLCGAETIRDVIAFPKTQKAGCLLTEAPGTVADKQLQELGIRLRPGVGVGIPNP comes from the coding sequence ATGCGGACACACTATTGTAACGGTATTCACGAAGGCCTGATCGGCCAGACGGTCATCCTCTGCGGTTGGGCGCAACGGCGGCGTGACCACGGCGGCGTCATTTTCATAGACCTGCGGGACCGCGAAGGTCTAGTGCAGATCGTCGCCGATCCGGACCAGGTCGACGCCTTCGCCGCCGCCAACGAGTGCCGCAACGAGTTTGTGCTGCAGGTCGAGGGCGTTCTCCGTGCCCGGCCCGCGGGTACCGAGAATCCCCACATGCCCAGTGGCAAGGTCGAGCTGGCCGCAGCGCGCATCCGTATTCTCAACCGATCCGAGCCGGTCCCCTTCCCCCTGGATGAGGAAGACATCGCCGAGAACCTCCGGCTCAAGTACCGCTATCTCGACCTGCGTCGGCCGGAAATGCTCCATCGTCTGCGCCTGCGCCATCAGGTCACCCGCTTCGTGCGCGGCTATCTGGACAATGCCGGCTTTATCGACGTGGAAACCCCCGTCCTTACCCGCTCCACCCCGGAAGGCGCCCGTGACTACCTGGTGCCGTCGCGCACCCAGCCGGGACACTTTTTCGCGCTGCCCCAGAGCCCGCAGCTCTTCAAGCAGCTTCTGATGGTGGCGGGACTGGACCGCTATTACCAGATCACCAAGTGCTTCCGCGACGAAGACTTGCGGGCCGATCGTCAGCCGGAATTCACCCAGATCGATATCGAGGCATCGTTTGTCGATGAAGAGGCCGTCATGGGGACTGCCGAGCCCATGATCCGCGGGCTGTTTGCCGAGGTGTTGGGCGTGCAGTTGCCCGATCCCTTCCCACGGATGACCTACCGGGACGCCATGCATCGCTTTGGCGTCGATCGCCCCGATCTGCGCAATCCGCTGGAACTGACAGAGCTCACCGATCTCATGCGCGCGGTGGACTTCAAAGTGTTTCGCGAAGCCGCCGAACGTCCGCATGGGCGGGTGGCCTGCCTGCGGGTGCCCGGTGGCGCCCAGCTCAGCCGGGCGCAGATCGATGCCTACACCCAGTTCACCGCCATCTACGGGGCCAGGGGCCTGGCCTGGATCAAGGTGAATGCCCTGGATCGGGGTAACGAAGGCCTGCAATCCCCCATCGTCAAGTTCCTGCCGGAAGCCGTCCTGAGCGAAATCCTCCGGCGCAGCGGCGCGGCGGCGGGCGACATCCTCTTTTTCGGCGCGGATACCGCCAAAATCGTCAACGAAGCCCTCGGCAACCTGCGTAACCGTGTGGCCGCTGATCTGGGTTTGCTGGAGGGCGAATGGTGCCCGGTCTGGATCACCGACTTCCCCATGTTCGACTATGACGACAAGGAGAATCGCTGGACTTCCACCCATCATCCCTTTACCGCGCCGCAGACGGAACACCTGGAAACCCTTGGTCAGGATCCCGGCAATGCCCTGGCGCGGGCCTACGATCTGGTACTCAATGGCAACGAGATCGGCGGCGGCAGTATCCGCATCCATCAGGAGGCGGTACAGGAAAAGGTCTTCGCCGCCCTCGGCATCGGGGCGGAAGAGGCGCGGGACAAATTCGGCTTCCTGCTCGACGCCCTGCGTTACGGGGCGCCGCCCCATGGCGGTCTGGCTTTCGGGCTGGATCGACTGGTGATGCTCCTGTGCGGTGCCGAGACCATCCGTGACGTGATCGCCTTTCCCAAGACGCAAAAGGCCGGTTGCCTGCTCACCGAAGCCCCCGGTACGGTGGCCGACAAGCAGCTTCAGGAACTCGGCATCCGCCTGCGTCCCGGTGTCGGGGTTGGCATTCCCAATCCCTGA
- a CDS encoding FmdB family zinc ribbon protein, with protein MPTYEYVCKDCGHHLSVEQRMSDPRLTDCPHCGKPGLERQLSAGGFALKGSGWYQTDFKGGGNKAGESKPEAAAVPTCPAGGCACH; from the coding sequence ATGCCAACTTACGAGTATGTATGCAAGGATTGCGGGCACCACTTGAGTGTCGAGCAGCGCATGAGTGATCCCCGCCTGACCGATTGCCCCCATTGCGGAAAGCCGGGGCTGGAGCGGCAACTGAGCGCCGGCGGCTTCGCCCTGAAGGGCTCCGGCTGGTACCAGACCGATTTCAAGGGTGGCGGCAATAAAGCCGGCGAGAGCAAGCCGGAAGCCGCCGCTGTGCCTACCTGCCCCGCCGGGGGTTGCGCCTGTCATTGA
- a CDS encoding MarC family protein, which produces MPVAAELHSALQTLIALLAILNPVGAIPIFIALTSDEDPQQQLATAKLASRAVAVVLLTSAFLGEYILQFFGISIAAFQVAGGMVLMLLAFNMLQAKSSRYRHTPEEAAEGMQKEAVAVVPLAIPLLAGPGTMVTVIIAHHKNASWLASGLLIIDILVIAGVAYAALRLAEPLSRRLGVTGINISTRIFGLVLAAIAVTFIANGLAALFPGLVHVRMS; this is translated from the coding sequence ATGCCCGTGGCCGCTGAACTGCACAGTGCATTGCAAACGCTCATCGCCCTGCTCGCGATCCTCAATCCCGTCGGCGCCATCCCGATTTTCATTGCCCTGACCAGCGACGAAGACCCACAACAACAACTCGCCACGGCGAAGCTGGCATCGCGCGCCGTCGCCGTGGTGCTGCTCACGTCGGCGTTCCTGGGAGAATATATCCTGCAATTCTTCGGGATCAGCATCGCCGCCTTTCAGGTGGCGGGCGGTATGGTGCTCATGCTGCTGGCCTTCAATATGCTACAGGCCAAGTCCAGCCGCTATCGCCACACCCCGGAGGAAGCCGCCGAGGGCATGCAGAAAGAGGCCGTCGCCGTAGTCCCTCTCGCCATCCCCCTGCTCGCGGGTCCCGGCACCATGGTCACCGTGATCATCGCCCATCACAAAAATGCGTCGTGGCTGGCCAGCGGCCTGTTGATCATCGACATCCTGGTAATCGCCGGAGTGGCCTATGCGGCACTACGCCTGGCGGAGCCCCTGTCGCGCCGGCTGGGGGTGACGGGCATCAACATCTCTACCCGTATCTTCGGGCTGGTGCTCGCCGCCATTGCCGTGACCTTCATCGCCAACGGTCTGGCCGCCTTGTTTCCCGGTCTGGTACACGTCCGCATGTCCTGA
- a CDS encoding YeeE/YedE thiosulfate transporter family protein has translation METIVWGFMFGAILQYARLNRFNTIAGMAVLQNLAVAKTMAFTIGLGMLLLQSEILLGWADYHVKPLILVGVVVGGLLFGVGMAVLGYCPGTVAISLGQGNLDALVGIIGGLCGALVFAVVYPSINPLLGPNLGALSVRSLLPDDTLFWSVTSAVAILFMGIALYLQKLQHHDWRWLHAAVGLALLNCVLTLPFVAGHPMGASTAFPYAAMTLTDLGAESYQAAIAAPGAWELWFLTGAFLAGLVFALLHRSFRISSVPELWVRYHGPKPAKRFFWAFVGGFLLLFGARMAGGCTSGHVISGGMQLAVSSLVFAVVVFAAFLTTGHYFYRIRQAVPIPPSPRIVGVNEIEAR, from the coding sequence ATGGAGACCATCGTTTGGGGTTTCATGTTCGGGGCGATTCTACAATATGCGCGCCTGAACCGATTTAATACCATAGCGGGCATGGCGGTACTGCAAAATCTCGCCGTCGCCAAAACCATGGCCTTCACTATCGGCCTGGGGATGCTTTTGCTGCAGTCCGAGATTCTCCTGGGATGGGCGGACTACCACGTCAAACCCCTGATCCTCGTCGGCGTGGTCGTGGGCGGACTGCTCTTCGGCGTGGGCATGGCCGTACTCGGCTACTGTCCCGGCACCGTCGCCATATCCCTGGGCCAGGGCAATCTCGATGCCTTGGTCGGCATCATCGGCGGTTTGTGCGGCGCCCTGGTTTTTGCGGTGGTCTACCCCTCCATAAATCCCCTTCTCGGCCCGAACCTGGGCGCCCTGTCTGTCCGCAGCCTGTTGCCCGATGACACCCTGTTCTGGAGCGTCACCAGTGCCGTGGCGATCTTGTTCATGGGAATCGCCTTGTATTTACAGAAATTGCAGCATCATGACTGGCGCTGGCTGCACGCCGCCGTGGGTCTGGCGTTGCTCAACTGCGTACTCACCCTGCCCTTTGTCGCCGGTCACCCCATGGGCGCATCCACGGCCTTTCCTTATGCGGCCATGACCCTTACCGACCTGGGCGCGGAATCCTATCAGGCCGCCATAGCGGCGCCAGGCGCATGGGAATTATGGTTTCTCACCGGGGCGTTTCTGGCCGGGCTGGTGTTTGCCCTGCTCCACCGCAGCTTTCGCATCTCCAGCGTGCCCGAGTTGTGGGTGCGGTACCACGGTCCCAAGCCGGCCAAACGTTTTTTCTGGGCGTTCGTCGGCGGCTTCCTGCTCCTCTTCGGGGCGCGCATGGCGGGCGGATGCACCTCTGGCCATGTGATTTCCGGGGGAATGCAACTGGCGGTCAGCAGCCTGGTGTTCGCCGTGGTCGTATTCGCGGCATTCCTGACAACCGGTCATTATTTTTATCGGATACGCCAGGCGGTGCCTATCCCGCCCTCACCCCGGATCGTCGGGGTCAACGAGATAGAAGCCCGTTGA
- the tetH gene encoding thiosulfate dehydrogenase translates to MSNEQNLLSRRDVMKRAVWGAGALAVGAVGTQTSAVAAGLSGNPGNLLPTGARSLKELGERLAKTPRRRDFKTVPMILTKPDEWDDAALREIIHYAGGPKQVWDNTDVSSPWLNLMRNSMNVQVWAFRHPDFLCVSATHGSAHWALYDDFIWNKYLAQMTGGKWKGNEWVKEPPAAAADPANFENPEGVFAPGDNSVTVLQRRGAVFLGCHNGIWEITEGVLKKGINPDGLSHEQMAAEFTNHLIPGVILTPGVVGTLPELQLAGFQYAK, encoded by the coding sequence ATGAGTAACGAGCAAAATTTGCTGAGCCGTCGCGACGTCATGAAACGTGCAGTGTGGGGTGCCGGAGCCCTGGCTGTGGGTGCCGTGGGTACCCAGACGAGCGCCGTAGCGGCCGGCCTGAGCGGGAATCCCGGCAATTTGTTGCCGACTGGTGCCAGGAGTCTGAAGGAACTCGGCGAACGCTTGGCCAAAACACCGCGGCGGCGCGACTTCAAAACGGTTCCCATGATCCTCACCAAACCGGACGAATGGGATGATGCGGCGCTGCGGGAGATCATCCATTACGCCGGTGGCCCGAAACAGGTCTGGGATAATACCGATGTTTCCAGCCCGTGGCTGAACTTGATGCGCAACAGCATGAATGTGCAGGTCTGGGCGTTTAGGCATCCGGATTTCCTTTGTGTCTCGGCCACCCATGGCAGCGCCCACTGGGCGCTGTACGATGATTTCATCTGGAACAAATATCTGGCACAGATGACCGGCGGAAAATGGAAAGGCAACGAATGGGTCAAAGAACCGCCGGCGGCGGCGGCCGACCCCGCCAACTTTGAGAATCCCGAAGGAGTGTTCGCTCCGGGGGACAACAGTGTCACGGTATTGCAGCGTCGCGGCGCCGTTTTCCTGGGCTGTCACAATGGCATCTGGGAAATCACCGAGGGCGTGCTCAAGAAGGGCATCAATCCCGACGGCCTCAGCCATGAACAGATGGCGGCCGAGTTTACCAACCATCTCATTCCCGGTGTCATCCTGACGCCGGGGGTGGTAGGCACCTTGCCGGAACTGCAGTTGGCCGGCTTTCAATACGCAAAATAG
- a CDS encoding substrate-binding domain-containing protein, with protein MTRSSTLRLAPLLAAASLMVFGTCAVAADNGWGTPGEFHGTKSQVFPPWQNGANNPATSKGLDFTIPEVDNLPDFHGSIDNPKLSIFVGGNYFFAMAPLVAAFEKEHPEIKGRIYYETIPPGLLIRQMEHGNTITVGNMTWTVKPDVYAAGLQKVDYYVQHGLLKGPAVPYVTNDLTIMVPKGNPAHISGLQDLGKPGMRLVMPNPAWEGIARQIKMSLTKAGGPALATAVYDTKVKNGETILTEIHHRQSPMFLMQGRAVAGVTWKSEAIFQEKIGNPIGNVAIPAQFNTKAIYAAAAVKDAPHPKWAEAWVNFLKSPTALHIFEEYGFQPYTQGK; from the coding sequence ATGACGAGAAGCAGCACACTACGGCTGGCTCCACTGCTGGCAGCCGCCTCCCTGATGGTTTTTGGTACCTGCGCCGTGGCGGCGGACAACGGCTGGGGTACCCCTGGCGAGTTCCATGGCACGAAGAGCCAGGTATTCCCTCCCTGGCAAAATGGCGCCAACAACCCGGCGACCTCTAAAGGCCTGGATTTTACCATCCCGGAAGTCGACAACCTGCCGGATTTTCACGGTAGCATCGACAACCCGAAACTGAGCATCTTCGTGGGGGGCAACTACTTTTTTGCCATGGCACCGCTGGTGGCCGCGTTTGAGAAGGAGCACCCGGAGATCAAAGGCAGAATCTATTACGAGACCATTCCGCCGGGCTTGCTGATCCGGCAGATGGAGCACGGCAATACCATCACGGTGGGGAACATGACCTGGACGGTCAAGCCCGACGTATACGCCGCCGGGTTGCAGAAAGTGGACTATTACGTTCAGCACGGTCTGCTGAAGGGGCCGGCGGTGCCTTATGTCACCAACGACCTCACCATCATGGTTCCCAAAGGCAACCCGGCCCACATCAGCGGACTCCAGGATCTGGGCAAACCCGGAATGCGGCTGGTCATGCCCAATCCCGCATGGGAGGGCATCGCCCGGCAAATCAAGATGAGCCTCACGAAGGCGGGCGGACCGGCACTGGCCACCGCGGTGTATGACACCAAGGTAAAGAACGGCGAAACCATTCTGACGGAAATTCACCACCGCCAGAGTCCCATGTTCCTGATGCAGGGAAGGGCCGTCGCCGGGGTAACCTGGAAATCCGAAGCCATTTTCCAGGAAAAGATCGGCAATCCCATCGGCAACGTCGCGATTCCGGCCCAATTCAATACCAAGGCCATCTATGCGGCTGCTGCGGTCAAGGATGCGCCTCACCCCAAATGGGCAGAGGCGTGGGTAAACTTCCTCAAGTCGCCAACGGCCCTGCACATCTTCGAAGAGTATGGCTTTCAGCCATATACCCAGGGGAAGTGA
- a CDS encoding TQO small subunit DoxD, whose amino-acid sequence MGSATSVNGSTFLVDRGWRLAAIGLLAVRFVQGWIYWGGGTRRFIYGPQKLDAWGGGHWMAYKFQTAMPGALLGTEHLVSFLLQHFVLLYVGVIVFSLVELFAGFMLITGLLTRIAALTTIGLSFVLMLLFGWQGATCIDEWTMAASNFAMGVTLLLVGGGAYSLDNWLLAKKPGLAEKGWFRWMGGSLPLPLSDQAYKKFALMLFWIAVAFIVGTYSYYRGSVVTPFHGGPVSPSKHHWSLSDGRLQGDGTVTFHAYVDAGTPEAPSNVLHATLVDTRNGSVVEEWDSAKLAALPRTALKNDYDYQKIHIGKYGITGPVGSKATITLPPAASDLKLPVGTYTLQLSSVNGSVWTVPLQR is encoded by the coding sequence ATGGGTAGTGCAACAAGCGTAAACGGCAGTACATTTTTAGTGGATAGAGGATGGCGCCTGGCAGCGATCGGGTTGCTCGCCGTGCGTTTTGTGCAAGGCTGGATTTACTGGGGCGGCGGCACCAGACGGTTTATCTACGGCCCGCAAAAGCTGGACGCGTGGGGTGGCGGGCACTGGATGGCCTATAAGTTTCAGACGGCCATGCCGGGTGCCTTGCTGGGCACGGAGCATCTCGTCTCCTTCCTGCTGCAGCATTTCGTTCTGCTCTATGTCGGGGTCATCGTCTTCAGCCTGGTGGAACTATTTGCGGGCTTCATGCTCATCACGGGTCTACTGACGCGCATCGCCGCCCTGACCACCATCGGCTTGTCCTTCGTGCTGATGCTCCTGTTCGGTTGGCAAGGGGCTACCTGCATCGACGAATGGACCATGGCCGCATCGAATTTTGCCATGGGCGTGACGCTCCTGCTGGTGGGCGGAGGCGCTTATTCCCTGGACAATTGGCTCCTCGCGAAAAAGCCCGGCCTGGCCGAAAAAGGGTGGTTTCGCTGGATGGGCGGCAGTTTGCCGTTGCCCCTGAGCGATCAGGCCTATAAGAAATTCGCGCTGATGCTGTTCTGGATCGCCGTCGCTTTCATCGTCGGCACCTACAGCTACTATCGCGGTTCGGTGGTCACTCCCTTCCATGGCGGTCCCGTGAGCCCCTCCAAACATCATTGGTCCCTCTCTGACGGCCGCCTGCAAGGGGACGGCACGGTGACCTTCCATGCCTATGTGGACGCCGGCACCCCCGAAGCACCATCCAACGTGCTGCATGCGACGCTTGTCGACACCCGGAATGGCAGTGTGGTCGAGGAATGGGATAGCGCCAAGCTTGCCGCCTTACCCAGAACGGCCTTGAAAAACGACTATGATTATCAAAAAATTCATATCGGTAAATACGGGATCACCGGCCCGGTGGGTTCCAAGGCTACCATTACCCTGCCCCCGGCGGCGAGCGATTTGAAGCTGCCGGTGGGTACCTATACGCTCCAGCTGAGTTCGGTAAATGGCAGCGTCTGGACCGTACCCCTGCAACGCTGA
- a CDS encoding TlpA disulfide reductase family protein, with protein MSKTVWPMAKVAIIVMIGAFLLWISLIQPMLHKSDVATTSIPLVNGKTLDVTALRGKVVVLNFWSPDCPPCIQELPDLERLYQTYRAQGLVVVGIATPGSSRSRSLAAAAMAHVTYPLSMDQSGTLTRAVGGIMVTPTQVIIDREGRVIDKYQGVVSGQEPMDEILRALQQK; from the coding sequence ATGTCAAAAACGGTTTGGCCTATGGCCAAAGTGGCCATCATCGTGATGATCGGCGCATTCCTGCTGTGGATCAGCCTTATCCAGCCCATGCTTCATAAGTCCGATGTGGCAACCACATCCATTCCGCTGGTGAATGGCAAAACCCTGGATGTAACGGCGCTGCGCGGCAAGGTCGTGGTATTGAATTTCTGGTCTCCCGACTGCCCGCCCTGTATCCAGGAACTGCCCGATCTGGAACGACTTTACCAGACCTACCGCGCGCAGGGTCTGGTGGTGGTAGGCATCGCCACGCCGGGATCGTCCAGGTCCAGAAGCCTCGCCGCCGCCGCTATGGCCCACGTGACTTATCCTTTATCTATGGATCAAAGTGGCACCCTTACCCGCGCAGTGGGCGGAATCATGGTTACACCCACACAGGTCATCATCGACAGGGAAGGGCGGGTGATCGACAAATACCAGGGCGTCGTGTCCGGGCAGGAGCCGATGGACGAGATTCTGCGGGCATTACAGCAGAAGTGA
- a CDS encoding rhodanese-like domain-containing protein, with amino-acid sequence MSHVIKEATCQQALAALSDRDSVVIDVRCQEEYAIYGQIAGAHLIPWKLLRDDALVDNQHFHRELKNAVSNCKGIGDFKLYFICGSGNRSCDAAECALDMLGDEGYEVYNVVGGIDEWVCSGLPTSPAALSA; translated from the coding sequence ATGTCCCATGTAATCAAAGAAGCAACCTGTCAGCAGGCGCTTGCGGCGCTGAGCGATCGCGATTCCGTCGTCATTGATGTGCGATGCCAGGAGGAATATGCGATATACGGGCAAATCGCGGGGGCGCACCTCATCCCGTGGAAGCTGCTTCGTGATGATGCATTGGTGGATAATCAGCATTTTCACCGCGAACTGAAAAACGCCGTGAGCAACTGCAAGGGCATAGGCGATTTCAAGCTATACTTCATCTGCGGTAGCGGAAACCGTTCCTGTGATGCGGCGGAATGTGCCCTGGACATGCTGGGAGACGAAGGTTACGAGGTTTATAACGTCGTCGGCGGTATAGATGAGTGGGTCTGCAGCGGCCTGCCGACATCACCGGCTGCCCTCTCGGCGTAG
- a CDS encoding rhodanese-like domain-containing protein, whose translation MFKRLANAAIPFAFVGMLFGLSVSVASADDSGNQAAQQVLNARMEKFFADQKPFPYGTYQYTDRSLLLAISKDPSKYALIDIRTPTYHDFFCGVHSNKHVCTGRGWQRIYGYAQGHVPGARNIPYLNLPAAIKSNTIPKNKTVILMCPTGQLSNQTAGVLRMLGYDAYALRGGVNGWKKAGYPIVIGKEPGTMAQACHPWQTCWRQFQYDNPQAH comes from the coding sequence ATGTTCAAGCGCCTAGCAAACGCCGCAATTCCATTTGCCTTCGTCGGCATGTTATTCGGGCTGTCGGTATCTGTGGCCTCCGCCGACGACAGTGGTAACCAAGCCGCACAACAAGTATTGAATGCACGCATGGAGAAATTCTTTGCAGATCAGAAACCCTTTCCCTACGGCACCTATCAGTATACGGACCGCAGCTTGTTATTGGCGATCAGCAAGGATCCCAGCAAATATGCATTGATCGATATCCGGACGCCAACCTATCACGATTTTTTCTGCGGAGTGCATTCCAACAAGCATGTCTGCACCGGACGCGGCTGGCAACGTATTTACGGCTATGCACAGGGCCATGTGCCAGGTGCTCGGAATATCCCGTATCTGAATCTTCCTGCGGCCATCAAGAGCAACACCATTCCCAAAAACAAGACCGTTATCCTCATGTGCCCGACCGGCCAGCTATCCAACCAGACGGCCGGAGTATTGCGCATGCTCGGTTACGACGCCTACGCCTTGCGTGGCGGGGTCAACGGCTGGAAAAAGGCAGGATATCCCATTGTCATCGGTAAAGAGCCGGGCACCATGGCGCAGGCGTGTCATCCCTGGCAGACGTGCTGGCGGCAATTCCAGTATGACAACCCGCAGGCGCATTGA